One region of Channa argus isolate prfri chromosome 20, Channa argus male v1.0, whole genome shotgun sequence genomic DNA includes:
- the LOC137105814 gene encoding protein Tob1-like: MQLEIQVALNFIISYLYNKLPRRRVNIFGEELERQLRKKYEGHWYPDKPYKGSGFRCIHVGEKVDPVVEQAAKESGLDIEDVRNNLPQDLSVWIDPFEVSYQIGEKGPVKVLYVDDNNENGSELDKEIKNSFNPEAQVFMPISDPVGASSESSSPSPPFGQSAAVSPSFMPRSTQPLTFTTATFAATKFGSTKMKSSVRGNNSNSGSGSKVARTSPTSNLSLNVNTLLKQKAISTSMHSLYGLGLGQQQQQQQKASALSPNAKEFVFPSLQGQASPGAVFPGEGSLGLDSLQYSNAFDVFAAYGSLNDKSLMDGLNFSLSNMQYSNQQFQPVMAN; this comes from the coding sequence ATGCAGCTTGAAATTCAAGTAGCACTcaactttattatttcttatttgtACAACAAACTCCCACGACGACGCGTGAATATCTTTGGGGAAGAGCTTGAGAGACAGCTAAGGAAAAAATATGAAGGCCACTGGTATCCGGATAAGCCATACAAAGGTTCAGGGTTCAGGTGCATCCATGTAGGTGAGAAGGTGGACCCTGTGGTGGAGCAGGCAGCCAAAGAGAGTGGCCTGGACATTGAAGATGTCCGGAATAACCTCCCTCAGGACCTTAGTGTGTGGATCGACCCGTTTGAGGTTTCCTACCAGATTGGGGAGAAAGGACCGGTCAAGGTGCTATATGTGGATGATAACAATGAGAATGGATCAGAGCTGGACAAAGAGATCAAAAACAGCTTTAATCCTGAGGCGCAGGTCTTCATGCCAATCAGTGACCCTGTCGGGGCTTCCTCAGAATCCagctccccctcccctcctttcGGGCAGTCTGCTGCTGTGAGTCCTTCCTTCATGCCACGCTCCACCCAACCCTTAACCTTCACCACTGCCACCTTTGCTGCCACCAAATTCGGCTCAACTAAGATGAAGAGCAGCGTACGTGgtaacaacagcaacagtgGCAGTGGCAGCAAGGTGGCCCGCACTTCCCCTACCAGTAATCTTAGTTTGAATGTCAACACTCTGCTGAAGCAGAAAGCCATCTCCACCTCCATGCACTCACTCTATGGGCTGGGCCTgggacaacagcagcagcagcagcagaaggccTCTGCGCTCTCTCCAAATGCCAAGGAGTTTGTGTTCCCCAGTCTCCAGGGTCAGGCCAGCCCTGGAGCTGTGTTTCCCGGCGAAGGCTCCCTGGGGCTCGACTCGCTGCAGTACAGCAATGCCTTTGACGTGTTTGCGGCCTATGGAAGCCTCAACGACAAGTCTCTTATGGATGGCCTCAACTTCAGTCTGAGCAACATGCAGTATTCTAACCAGCAATTCCAGCCAGTCATGGCTAACTAA